The following proteins are encoded in a genomic region of Catellatospora sp. TT07R-123:
- a CDS encoding HPP family protein: MITTSRTGARPGTRGIRVAMSTAPVCVHATAPLAQALAMMGRNRLRHLIVLDEAGRCAGVLDDRSIVAAWAADPGALDHLRVAAVLPAPAAILGDRATVVDAARLMGDLAVDAVAVVDSRGVPIGIVTGGDLIGLLGER, encoded by the coding sequence ATGATCACCACCAGTCGCACCGGTGCGCGGCCCGGCACGCGCGGCATCCGCGTGGCCATGAGCACCGCACCGGTATGCGTGCACGCCACCGCGCCGCTGGCCCAGGCCCTGGCCATGATGGGCCGCAACCGGCTGCGCCACCTCATCGTCCTCGACGAGGCCGGGCGCTGCGCCGGGGTCCTCGACGACCGCAGCATCGTGGCCGCCTGGGCCGCCGACCCCGGCGCCCTGGACCACCTGCGGGTGGCGGCCGTGCTGCCGGCCCCGGCCGCGATCCTGGGCGACCGCGCCACCGTGGTCGACGCGGCCAGGCTCATGGGCGACCTCGCCGTCGACGCGGTGGCGGTCGTGGACAGCCGCGGCGTGCCGATCGGCATCGTCACCGGCGGTGACCTGATCGGGCTGCTGGGAGAGCGGTGA
- a CDS encoding carbohydrate ABC transporter permease has translation MTAPTTARAAFDRRERRAALLRPVAVTLKYLSLVAASIVVLLPLLTIFLTSLKTEQEMAAGDTLSPPRNWFNLSNYATAFTKGEMLAAFGNTAFILLFSITGTVVIGSMAAYAIERFTFRFKKLVVAAFLVATLVPAVTTQVATFKVVDALGLFDTRWAPILLYMGTDIVAIYIFQQFIRGIPVSLDEAARIDGAGSFKIYRTVIFPLLKPAVATVVIIKGITVYNDFYIPFLYNPSPELGTISTSLFRFKGPFGAHWETISAGAVLVIVPTLVLFLVLQRFIYNGFTTGAAK, from the coding sequence ATGACCGCACCGACCACGGCCAGGGCCGCCTTCGACCGCCGGGAGCGCCGCGCCGCGCTCCTGCGCCCGGTCGCGGTGACCCTCAAGTACCTGTCCCTGGTGGCCGCGTCGATCGTGGTGCTGCTGCCGCTGCTGACGATCTTCCTCACCTCGCTGAAGACCGAGCAGGAGATGGCGGCCGGCGACACGCTGTCGCCACCGCGGAACTGGTTCAACCTCAGCAACTACGCCACCGCGTTCACCAAGGGCGAGATGCTCGCGGCGTTCGGGAACACGGCGTTCATCCTGCTCTTCTCGATCACGGGAACCGTCGTGATCGGCTCGATGGCCGCGTACGCCATCGAGCGGTTCACCTTCCGGTTCAAGAAGCTCGTCGTGGCGGCGTTCCTGGTGGCCACGCTGGTGCCCGCGGTGACCACGCAGGTGGCGACGTTCAAGGTGGTCGACGCGCTGGGGCTGTTCGACACCAGGTGGGCGCCGATCCTGCTGTACATGGGCACCGACATCGTGGCGATCTACATCTTCCAGCAGTTCATCCGGGGCATCCCGGTGTCGCTGGACGAGGCGGCCCGCATCGACGGCGCCGGCAGCTTCAAGATCTACCGTACGGTGATCTTCCCGCTGCTCAAACCGGCCGTCGCCACCGTTGTGATCATCAAGGGCATCACCGTCTACAACGACTTCTACATCCCGTTCCTGTACAACCCGTCGCCGGAGCTGGGCACCATCTCCACCTCGCTGTTCCGGTTCAAGGGGCCGTTCGGCGCCCACTGGGAGACCATCTCGGCGGGCGCGGTGCTGGTCATCGTGCCGACCCTGGTCCTCTTCCTGGTGCTGCAACGGTTCATCTACAACGGCTTCACCACCGGAGCCGCCAAGTAG
- a CDS encoding LacI family DNA-binding transcriptional regulator: MARQPTMADIAARAGVSRVAVSYALNGRPGVSDEVRERIVRIAREVGFSANGPAQALHGTVVRAVGLTMRRPSAAFHIEVFRRELISGVQAELMTRGIGLALQFVDSLDAELEVYRRWGADRRVSGVLLCDLVADDPRVDLMAALDLPAVVVGGPVSGPRLSSVWNDDAAAVTESVLYLAALGHRRITRVGGPAEMLHTRQRNEAFLAACAQAGAHGLVLASDYTGEAGAQATRRILSAREQRPTAICYDNDVMAVAGLAVAAEMGLAVPADLSIVAYEDSPLCQVVHPPLTVLRRDIVAYGAHAARLLFDLIAGLPARSVLDHVATLAVRESTSPAPA; this comes from the coding sequence ATGGCTCGTCAGCCCACGATGGCCGACATCGCCGCCCGCGCCGGTGTCTCCCGGGTGGCCGTGTCCTACGCCCTCAACGGGCGTCCCGGCGTCTCCGACGAGGTCCGCGAGCGCATCGTGCGGATCGCGCGGGAGGTCGGCTTCAGCGCCAACGGCCCCGCCCAGGCCCTGCACGGCACGGTGGTGCGGGCGGTCGGGCTGACCATGCGGCGGCCGTCGGCGGCCTTCCACATCGAGGTCTTCCGCCGCGAGCTGATCAGCGGTGTCCAGGCGGAACTGATGACCCGGGGCATCGGCCTGGCGCTTCAGTTCGTCGACAGCCTCGACGCCGAGCTTGAGGTGTACCGCAGGTGGGGCGCGGACCGCCGGGTCAGCGGGGTGCTGCTGTGCGACCTGGTCGCCGACGATCCCCGGGTCGACCTGATGGCCGCGCTGGACCTGCCCGCCGTGGTCGTGGGCGGTCCGGTCAGCGGGCCGCGCCTGAGCAGCGTCTGGAACGACGACGCCGCCGCGGTGACCGAGTCGGTGCTGTATCTTGCCGCGCTGGGCCACCGCCGGATCACCCGGGTCGGCGGCCCGGCCGAGATGCTGCACACGAGGCAGCGCAACGAGGCGTTCCTGGCCGCGTGCGCGCAGGCCGGGGCGCACGGCCTGGTGCTGGCCTCCGACTACACGGGCGAGGCCGGTGCGCAGGCGACCCGGCGCATCCTGAGCGCGCGCGAGCAGCGGCCGACCGCGATCTGCTACGACAACGACGTGATGGCGGTGGCGGGCCTGGCGGTGGCGGCGGAGATGGGCCTGGCGGTGCCGGCCGACCTGTCCATCGTGGCGTACGAGGACTCGCCGCTGTGCCAGGTCGTGCACCCGCCGCTGACGGTGCTGCGCCGCGACATCGTCGCCTACGGCGCGCACGCGGCCCGGCTGCTGTTCGACCTCATCGCGGGGCTGCCCGCCCGGTCGGTGCTGGACCACGTCGCCACCCTGGCCGTGCGCGAGAGCACCAGCCCGGCCCCGGCCTAA
- a CDS encoding nitroreductase family protein — translation MSLTYATAEDALRGAVRTALAAPSIFNTQPWQWRLDPPRARLYADRSRQLLVADPSGRLLTVSCGAALHHARTVLAAGGMIVDTVRLPDPADPDLLAELTVDGRGEADLDHLLAAGAIRRRRTDRRPFSTRPVPEAVCRGLMLAAAREGAHAVAVGRDHIAVFALAAVRASATQLSDPDYRAELADWTHRPPWSGDGVDASGAVRAVPRRVPVRDFAPFGGAGLLPGREDDRGARYLLIHTDTDTPLDWIRAGEALSAVLLAAVSVGLATAPVSDVTELAATRDQLRELLPGLGHPQVAVRIGYPPQGEPPPRTVRRLPEEVIDPRGR, via the coding sequence ATGTCGCTCACGTACGCCACCGCCGAGGACGCGCTGCGCGGCGCGGTCCGCACCGCGCTCGCCGCGCCGTCGATCTTCAACACGCAGCCCTGGCAGTGGCGGCTCGACCCGCCCCGCGCCCGCCTGTACGCCGACCGCAGCCGACAGCTGCTGGTGGCCGACCCATCCGGGCGGCTGCTCACGGTCAGCTGCGGCGCGGCGCTGCACCACGCCCGGACCGTCCTGGCCGCCGGCGGGATGATCGTCGACACGGTCCGGCTGCCGGACCCGGCCGACCCGGACCTGCTCGCGGAGCTGACCGTGGACGGCCGCGGCGAGGCGGACCTCGACCACCTGCTGGCCGCGGGCGCGATCCGGCGGCGGCGCACCGACCGCCGCCCGTTCAGCACCCGGCCGGTGCCGGAGGCGGTGTGCCGCGGCCTGATGCTGGCCGCCGCGCGTGAAGGCGCCCACGCGGTGGCGGTGGGGCGCGACCACATCGCCGTGTTCGCGCTGGCCGCGGTCCGGGCGAGCGCGACGCAGCTGTCCGACCCCGACTACCGGGCCGAACTGGCCGACTGGACCCACCGGCCGCCGTGGAGCGGCGACGGTGTGGACGCGTCGGGGGCGGTCCGCGCGGTGCCGCGGCGGGTCCCGGTACGCGACTTCGCGCCCTTCGGCGGCGCGGGCCTGCTGCCGGGGCGCGAGGACGACCGGGGTGCCCGCTACCTGCTGATCCATACCGACACCGATACCCCGCTGGACTGGATCCGGGCCGGGGAGGCGCTGTCGGCGGTGCTGCTGGCGGCGGTGTCGGTCGGGCTGGCCACCGCGCCCGTCAGCGACGTCACCGAGCTCGCCGCGACCCGTGACCAGCTGCGGGAGCTGCTGCCGGGCCTGGGCCACCCGCAGGTCGCGGTGCGCATCGGCTACCCGCCGCAGGGCGAGCCGCCGCCGCGGACCGTCCGGCGCCTGCCCGAGGAGGTCATCGACCCGCGGGGGCGCTGA
- a CDS encoding GAF domain-containing protein has protein sequence MSPLSRVQLDELLQELLDRVSEVMASRERLRSLLDAVVGIGTDLDLRSTLERIVVAACQLSGARYGALGVLGTDDRLVEFITHGLSPELHAAIGDLPTGHGVLGLLISHPEPVRVPDISAHPRSVGFPPHHPPMHSFLGVPIRIREQVFGNLYLADKANAPEFTDDDQEITIALAAAAGAAIENARLYAVAQRRQRWLAATAEIITSLGEDTTTADALDLVARRTREVAEAALVAILLHDEPTATLRVAVVDAAEAVPGLAGSVLPVAETGFAPVLAGQQVVSLDHVAKSAPWPAGMPDLRAVAAPFAAGQGVLLVAYSGPARADDTLLLTAFAGQAGLALQRARAREDREQLLVLSDRERIARDLHDVVIQRLFATGLQLQMAASMPSVRPELADRIGAAVDELDSTIRDIRGAIFELRSPAGQSLRAELRALADGAADSLGFRPDLVLDGPLDSAVPDELRADLLAVVREALSNVVRHAHATRVGVHVRFGGGTLSAAVSDDGRGGAVARGGLRNLAERAALRGGTLAVEPGRPSGTVLRWSVPTD, from the coding sequence TTGTCCCCGCTGTCGCGCGTGCAACTGGATGAGCTGCTCCAGGAGCTGCTGGACCGCGTCTCGGAGGTGATGGCCAGCCGCGAGCGGCTGCGCAGCCTGCTCGACGCGGTCGTGGGCATCGGCACCGACCTGGACCTGCGCTCGACCCTGGAGCGGATCGTGGTCGCGGCGTGCCAGCTGTCCGGGGCACGCTACGGCGCCCTCGGGGTGCTGGGCACCGACGACCGGCTGGTCGAGTTCATCACGCACGGGCTGTCGCCGGAGCTGCACGCCGCCATCGGTGACCTGCCGACCGGGCATGGCGTGCTCGGCCTGCTGATCTCGCATCCGGAGCCGGTGCGGGTGCCCGACATCTCGGCGCACCCCCGGTCGGTGGGGTTCCCGCCGCACCACCCGCCGATGCACAGCTTCCTGGGCGTGCCGATCCGCATCCGCGAGCAGGTGTTCGGCAACCTGTACCTGGCCGACAAGGCCAACGCGCCGGAGTTCACCGACGACGACCAGGAGATCACCATCGCGCTGGCCGCGGCCGCGGGCGCCGCGATCGAGAACGCCCGCCTGTACGCGGTCGCCCAGCGGCGCCAGCGGTGGCTGGCCGCGACTGCCGAGATCATCACGTCGCTGGGCGAGGACACCACCACCGCCGACGCGCTGGACCTGGTCGCCCGCCGCACCCGCGAGGTCGCCGAGGCGGCCCTGGTCGCGATCCTGCTGCACGACGAGCCGACCGCCACCCTGCGCGTGGCGGTGGTCGACGCGGCGGAGGCCGTGCCGGGGCTGGCCGGGTCGGTGCTGCCGGTGGCCGAGACCGGGTTCGCGCCGGTGCTGGCCGGGCAGCAGGTCGTGTCGCTGGACCACGTGGCGAAGTCGGCGCCGTGGCCCGCGGGCATGCCGGACCTGCGGGCGGTGGCCGCGCCGTTCGCCGCCGGCCAGGGCGTGCTGCTGGTGGCGTACTCCGGCCCGGCCCGCGCCGATGACACGCTGCTGCTGACCGCGTTCGCGGGACAGGCCGGGCTGGCGCTGCAACGGGCTCGGGCCCGCGAGGACCGCGAGCAGCTGCTGGTGCTGTCCGACCGCGAGCGCATCGCGCGCGACCTGCACGACGTGGTGATCCAGCGCCTGTTCGCGACCGGGTTGCAGCTCCAGATGGCGGCCTCGATGCCGTCGGTCCGGCCCGAGCTGGCCGACCGGATCGGCGCCGCCGTCGACGAGCTGGACAGCACCATCCGCGACATCCGTGGCGCGATCTTCGAGCTGCGCAGCCCGGCCGGGCAGTCGCTGCGGGCCGAGCTGCGTGCCCTGGCCGACGGGGCGGCCGACTCGCTGGGGTTCCGGCCGGACCTGGTGCTCGACGGTCCGCTGGACAGCGCCGTGCCCGACGAGCTGCGCGCGGACCTGCTCGCGGTGGTGCGCGAGGCCCTGTCCAACGTGGTGCGGCACGCGCACGCGACCCGCGTCGGCGTCCACGTCAGATTCGGCGGCGGCACCCTGTCGGCGGCGGTCTCCGACGACGGGCGCGGTGGCGCGGTGGCGCGCGGCGGCCTGCGCAACCTGGCCGAGCGGGCGGCGCTGCGGGGCGGCACGCTGGCCGTCGAGCCGGGGCGGCCGTCCGGCACGGTGCTGCGCTGGAGCGTGCCGACGGACTAG
- a CDS encoding ABC transporter substrate-binding protein, with protein sequence MKRRALAAVLLSAALLAAGCSSGGGAATGDDSALSPADPAKVSGDITVLTNRTDLVTDGTMQKYADLFKRDYPNVNVKFEGVTDYEGEVKIRMNTDKYGDVLLIPNSVVTTDYPKFFASLGAVADMDGRYTAAGTGKGRVGDKVYGLAGFSFINGFVYNKDVWTAAGVTEWPKTRAEFVAALQAIKTRTGATPYYTNYKDGWPLSSWSSVLGSATCDAKASDNLPTTNPWAAGGDLNAGDTLLYDIVKNKLSESDPTTTNWEDSKGLLATGKIATMWLGSWSLVQMQDAAKKAGKSPDSIGYLPFPAQVGGKFCSVVAPDYQSAVNIHSPNKAAARAWIDWILEKSDTAAVNQAVSAIKGAPLPSALKPFTDAGVQFIDLAQVNAAKVSEIDNQSEVGIGKPEYRQHLIDVARGAAKGDLDAIFADLAKRWSEAAKNVG encoded by the coding sequence ATGAAAAGACGTGCGCTCGCCGCGGTGCTGCTGTCCGCAGCGCTGCTGGCCGCCGGCTGCTCCAGCGGCGGCGGGGCCGCCACGGGTGACGACAGCGCGCTGTCCCCGGCGGACCCGGCGAAGGTCTCCGGTGACATCACCGTGCTGACCAACCGCACCGACCTGGTCACCGACGGGACGATGCAGAAGTACGCCGACCTGTTCAAGCGGGACTACCCGAACGTCAACGTGAAGTTCGAGGGCGTCACCGACTACGAGGGCGAAGTCAAGATCCGGATGAACACCGACAAGTACGGTGACGTCCTGCTCATCCCGAACTCGGTCGTCACCACGGACTACCCGAAGTTCTTCGCCTCACTGGGCGCCGTCGCCGACATGGACGGCAGGTACACCGCGGCGGGCACCGGCAAGGGCCGGGTCGGCGACAAGGTCTACGGCCTGGCCGGGTTCTCGTTCATCAACGGGTTCGTCTACAACAAGGACGTCTGGACCGCCGCCGGGGTCACCGAGTGGCCGAAGACGCGCGCCGAGTTCGTCGCGGCCCTCCAGGCGATCAAGACCAGGACCGGCGCGACGCCGTACTACACCAACTACAAGGACGGCTGGCCGCTGAGTTCCTGGTCGTCGGTGCTCGGCTCGGCCACCTGCGACGCCAAGGCCAGCGACAACCTGCCCACGACCAACCCGTGGGCGGCGGGCGGCGACCTCAACGCGGGCGACACCCTGCTGTACGACATCGTGAAGAACAAGCTGTCGGAGTCCGACCCGACCACGACCAACTGGGAAGACTCCAAGGGACTGCTCGCCACCGGCAAGATCGCCACGATGTGGCTGGGCTCCTGGTCGCTGGTGCAGATGCAGGACGCGGCGAAGAAGGCCGGCAAGAGCCCCGACAGCATCGGCTACCTCCCGTTCCCGGCCCAGGTCGGCGGCAAGTTCTGCTCGGTGGTGGCGCCCGACTACCAGTCGGCGGTCAACATCCACTCGCCGAACAAGGCCGCCGCGCGCGCCTGGATCGACTGGATCCTGGAGAAGTCCGACACGGCCGCGGTCAACCAGGCCGTCTCGGCGATCAAGGGCGCCCCGCTGCCCAGCGCGCTGAAGCCGTTCACCGACGCCGGGGTGCAGTTCATCGACCTGGCCCAGGTCAACGCGGCCAAGGTCAGCGAGATCGACAACCAGTCCGAGGTGGGCATCGGCAAGCCCGAGTACCGCCAGCACCTGATCGACGTCGCCCGCGGCGCCGCCAAGGGCGATCTCGACGCGATCTTCGCCGACCTGGCGAAGCGGTGGTCGGAAGCGGCCAAGAACGTCGGCTGA
- a CDS encoding TetR/AcrR family transcriptional regulator, which produces MDRTAQQTAAQPARDRILDTAFRLFYAHGPRGVGVDTVIAESGVAKATLYKHFPRKDDLVLAYLERVDQAWFGGLRAAARAAGDDPGDQLVGMFDALAGACRREGYHGCAFINTAAESVAGSDVHARTVEHKRVVRAWITDLARRAGAADPDLLARQLTLLLDGGLSAGVLDADPAAAEAAKAAARALVTAATSRNGDVH; this is translated from the coding sequence ATGGACCGCACCGCCCAGCAGACCGCCGCTCAGCCCGCCCGGGACCGCATCCTGGACACGGCGTTCCGCCTCTTCTACGCCCACGGGCCGCGCGGCGTGGGCGTGGACACCGTCATCGCCGAGTCCGGCGTGGCCAAGGCGACGCTGTACAAGCACTTCCCGCGCAAGGACGATCTGGTGCTGGCCTACCTGGAGCGGGTGGACCAGGCGTGGTTCGGCGGGCTGCGGGCGGCCGCCCGAGCGGCCGGCGACGACCCCGGCGACCAGCTCGTCGGCATGTTCGACGCGCTGGCCGGCGCCTGCCGGCGCGAGGGCTACCACGGGTGCGCGTTCATCAACACCGCGGCGGAGTCGGTGGCGGGCAGCGACGTGCACGCCCGTACCGTCGAGCACAAGCGGGTCGTACGCGCCTGGATCACCGACCTCGCCCGGCGGGCCGGGGCGGCCGACCCCGACCTGCTCGCCCGCCAGCTCACCCTGCTGCTCGACGGCGGCCTGTCCGCCGGGGTCCTCGACGCCGACCCGGCCGCGGCCGAGGCCGCCAAGGCCGCCGCCCGCGCGCTCGTCACCGCCGCCACCAGCCGGAACGGTGACGTCCACTAG
- a CDS encoding LacI family DNA-binding transcriptional regulator, protein MKRPTIADVAKAAGVSKGAVSYALNGQPGVSETTRSRILAVADTLGFRANSAARALAGAPSNVVGLTLHRPAKTLGVEPFFMELVSGLEAELSIHSYALLLQMVSGSDQEIAAYQRWWSDRSVDGVLVCDVRDGDPRVEALTRLGLPAVVIGPPAASGALASIWSDDGVSLVEAVEYLAALGHRRIARVGGLPELSHTAIRSQTFARLAEQLGLESAVTVSTDYTGEDGARATRRLLSSANRPTALIYDNDIMAIAGLAVAHEMGLAVPADLSIIAWDDSPICRLVHPPLTALTRDISAYGTHAARLLLAAIDGKPVTDLHDEPAHLSPRGSTAPPPARAAAPHRRAARTTGG, encoded by the coding sequence TTGAAACGACCCACCATCGCCGACGTGGCCAAGGCCGCGGGCGTGTCCAAGGGCGCGGTGTCCTACGCCCTCAACGGCCAGCCGGGCGTGTCGGAGACCACCCGCAGCCGCATCCTGGCCGTCGCCGACACGCTGGGCTTCCGCGCCAACAGCGCCGCCCGCGCGCTGGCCGGGGCACCGTCCAACGTGGTCGGCCTGACCCTGCACCGCCCGGCGAAGACCCTCGGCGTGGAGCCGTTCTTCATGGAGCTGGTCAGCGGCCTGGAGGCAGAACTGTCGATCCACTCGTACGCGTTGCTGCTGCAGATGGTCTCGGGCAGCGACCAGGAGATCGCCGCATACCAGCGCTGGTGGAGCGACCGCAGCGTCGACGGCGTCCTGGTCTGCGACGTACGCGACGGCGACCCCCGCGTCGAGGCCCTGACCCGGCTGGGCCTGCCCGCCGTCGTCATCGGACCTCCCGCCGCCAGCGGCGCCCTGGCCAGCATCTGGTCCGACGACGGGGTCTCGCTGGTCGAGGCGGTCGAATACCTGGCGGCCCTGGGGCACCGGCGCATCGCCCGCGTCGGCGGCCTGCCCGAGCTGTCGCACACCGCGATCCGCAGCCAGACCTTCGCCCGGCTCGCCGAGCAGCTGGGGCTGGAGAGCGCGGTGACCGTCTCCACCGACTACACCGGCGAGGACGGCGCGCGGGCCACCCGGCGGCTGCTCAGCTCCGCCAACCGTCCCACCGCGCTGATCTACGACAACGACATCATGGCCATCGCCGGGCTGGCCGTCGCGCACGAGATGGGCCTGGCGGTGCCCGCCGACCTGTCCATCATCGCCTGGGACGACTCGCCCATCTGCCGCCTGGTGCACCCGCCGCTGACCGCGCTGACCCGCGACATCTCCGCGTACGGCACCCACGCCGCACGGCTGCTGCTGGCCGCGATCGACGGCAAGCCGGTCACCGACCTGCACGACGAGCCCGCACACCTGAGCCCGCGCGGCAGCACCGCTCCCCCACCGGCCAGGGCTGCCGCCCCGCACCGGCGGGCCGCGCGCACGACCGGCGGTTAG
- a CDS encoding response regulator transcription factor, which translates to MIRVFLLDDHEVVRRGLRDLLQAAGDIEVVGESGSAAEATRRIPALRPDVAVLDARLPDGNGIDVCRDVRSVDPAIQGLILTSYEDDEALFAAIMAGAAGYVLKQIKGTDLVDGVRRVAAGQSLLDPAVTARVLDRIRNPRHEPDQLKALTDQERKILGYVADGLTNRQIAAEMFLAEKTVKNYVSSLLTKLGLERRTQAAVFAVRLGGQGRP; encoded by the coding sequence GTGATCCGTGTGTTCCTGCTCGACGACCACGAGGTCGTCCGGCGCGGTCTGCGCGACCTGCTACAGGCCGCGGGCGACATCGAGGTCGTCGGCGAGTCCGGCTCGGCCGCCGAGGCGACCCGGCGCATCCCGGCGCTGCGCCCCGACGTGGCGGTGCTCGACGCGCGGCTGCCCGACGGCAATGGCATCGACGTGTGCCGTGACGTCCGGTCGGTCGACCCGGCCATCCAGGGGCTGATCCTCACCTCGTACGAGGACGACGAGGCCCTGTTCGCCGCGATCATGGCCGGCGCCGCCGGATACGTGCTCAAGCAGATCAAGGGCACCGACCTGGTCGACGGCGTACGCCGGGTCGCGGCGGGCCAGTCCCTGCTCGACCCGGCCGTCACCGCGCGGGTGCTCGACCGCATCCGCAACCCCCGGCACGAGCCCGACCAGCTCAAGGCGCTGACCGACCAGGAACGCAAGATCCTCGGATACGTCGCCGACGGGCTGACCAACCGGCAGATCGCCGCCGAGATGTTCCTGGCGGAGAAGACGGTGAAGAACTACGTGTCGAGCCTGCTCACCAAGCTCGGCCTGGAACGGCGTACCCAGGCGGCGGTGTTCGCGGTGAGACTGGGCGGCCAGGGCCGCCCCTAG
- a CDS encoding carbohydrate ABC transporter permease, giving the protein MTDLKSGPRAEPAPVPAAAARTPAAAPPARRVSWADRLTPWAYLAAALVLLVAFTYVPVANMISYSFTDWDGVSPDRDFVGVDNYVELFTRPDLFHVFFVSLFYLAAAAVQIVVALYFATILTFRTRFRNLFKGLLFFPYLINGVAVAFVFLYFFKEGGTLDSVLALLGAHPGQLWLGDPDLVNVSLSGVSVWRFLGLNFVLFLGAMQSIPAELHEAAELDGATRWQVFRSIIAPSIRPIIGLSVILAISGSLSVFEIPFVMTRGFGESKTFVIQTVKLAFDFNKMGLASAMAVVLLAIILLITWVQRRLVPDERADR; this is encoded by the coding sequence ATGACCGACCTCAAGAGCGGCCCCCGCGCCGAACCGGCGCCCGTCCCGGCGGCGGCCGCGCGGACCCCGGCCGCCGCGCCGCCCGCGCGCCGGGTGTCGTGGGCCGACCGGCTGACGCCGTGGGCATACCTGGCCGCGGCGCTGGTGCTGCTGGTGGCCTTCACCTACGTGCCGGTCGCGAACATGATCTCCTACAGCTTCACCGACTGGGACGGGGTCAGCCCCGACCGCGACTTCGTCGGCGTCGACAACTACGTGGAGCTGTTCACCCGCCCAGACCTGTTCCACGTCTTCTTCGTCAGCCTGTTCTACCTGGCCGCGGCCGCCGTGCAGATCGTCGTCGCGCTGTACTTCGCGACGATCCTGACCTTCAGGACGAGGTTCCGGAACCTGTTCAAGGGACTGCTGTTCTTCCCGTACCTGATCAACGGGGTCGCGGTGGCGTTCGTCTTCCTCTACTTCTTCAAGGAGGGCGGCACCCTGGACTCGGTGCTGGCCCTGCTCGGCGCGCACCCGGGGCAGCTGTGGCTCGGCGACCCGGACCTGGTCAACGTCTCGCTGTCCGGCGTCTCGGTGTGGCGATTCCTGGGCCTGAACTTCGTGTTGTTCCTCGGGGCGATGCAGTCGATCCCCGCCGAGCTGCACGAGGCGGCCGAACTCGACGGCGCCACCCGGTGGCAGGTGTTCCGCAGCATCATCGCGCCGAGCATCCGGCCGATCATCGGCCTGAGCGTCATCCTGGCGATCTCGGGCTCGCTGTCGGTCTTCGAGATCCCGTTCGTCATGACCCGCGGGTTCGGCGAGAGCAAGACGTTCGTCATCCAGACCGTCAAGCTCGCCTTCGACTTCAACAAGATGGGGCTGGCCTCGGCCATGGCCGTGGTGCTGCTCGCCATCATCCTGCTGATCACCTGGGTGCAGCGGCGCCTGGTGCCGGACGAGAGGGCCGACCGATGA
- a CDS encoding NADPH-dependent F420 reductase, with the protein MKIAVLGTGSVGRTLASAFARLGHETVVGTRDVAATVARTEPDGMGNAPYRTWAQANPAVGLAGFAEAAAGAELVVNATSGEASLPALRAAGAGNLAGKVVLDVANPLDFAQGFPPTLSVQNTDSLAEQLQRAFPQARVVKALNTMTASVMADPRALADGEHTVFVSGDDDAAKKLVTGLLEQLGHRDVIDLGGLATARGAEMLLPLWLRLYGALGTADFNIKVVR; encoded by the coding sequence ATGAAGATCGCAGTACTGGGAACCGGATCGGTGGGCCGGACGCTGGCGTCCGCGTTCGCCCGGCTCGGGCACGAGACCGTCGTCGGCACGCGCGACGTCGCCGCCACCGTGGCCCGCACCGAGCCCGACGGCATGGGCAACGCGCCGTACCGGACGTGGGCACAGGCGAACCCCGCGGTGGGGCTGGCCGGGTTCGCCGAGGCCGCGGCGGGAGCCGAGCTGGTCGTCAACGCGACCTCGGGTGAGGCGTCGCTGCCCGCGCTGCGGGCCGCCGGTGCCGGCAACCTGGCCGGCAAGGTCGTCCTGGACGTCGCCAACCCGCTGGACTTCGCGCAGGGCTTCCCGCCCACGCTGTCGGTGCAGAACACCGACTCGCTGGCCGAGCAGCTCCAGCGCGCGTTCCCGCAGGCCCGGGTCGTCAAGGCGCTCAACACCATGACCGCCTCGGTCATGGCCGACCCGCGTGCGCTCGCCGACGGCGAGCACACCGTCTTCGTGTCCGGTGACGACGACGCGGCGAAGAAGCTGGTGACCGGCCTGCTGGAGCAGCTGGGCCACCGGGACGTGATCGACCTGGGCGGCCTCGCCACCGCGCGCGGCGCCGAGATGCTGCTGCCGCTGTGGCTGCGCCTCTACGGGGCCCTGGGCACCGCCGACTTCAACATCAAGGTCGTCCGCTGA